The region TGCCGACCGCGGATTCCGCTTCGGCGAGTTCAGCTGCGCCGGTTGGCTCTGGTCGCCCAATATCGGCTGGATCGACTGCGGCGACGGCACCCCCGCCAACAGTATCAACTACGCCAACAATAGTAACACCGACTACGGCGTGAACCACTACGGAACCGGCGACCTCTACGGCATGGCCTGGAGTCCTAACACCGGCTGGATCAATTTCGGCTGGGCCACCCTCGATCCCGGCAATGCCAACCGTCCCCGCGTCGACCTCGTCACCGGCGAGTTCACCGGCTACGCATGGAGCGCCAACTGCGGATGGATCTCGCTGGCTGGCGTGAAGACCACCCGCATGGAAGTCATCGATACCGACGGCGACGGCATTTCCGATGCCTTCGAAATGGCCTACGCCGGCAACCTCACCACGCTCGCCGCAAACCACGATCAGGATGCCGATGGCTTCTCCGACGTGGATGAGTATGAATCGATGACCAATCCCTTCGATCCCTCGAATTTCTTCCGGGTCACCAAGGTCGAGCAGGCCAGCGCGGACGGCAGCGCGACCAAGCTCACCTGGACCAGCGCACCCAATCGCCGCTACGTCGTGGAGCACTCCAATGACATGGGCACGTCCACGAAATGGCACGTATCAGCGCTGGATCCCGCACAATTCACGGCGGACTCCGGCGACTTCACCACCCGCACCACGCTGGATGTCGCCGCCGTGAGACGCTTCTTCCGCGTGAAGTCGGTGATCCCGCTCCAGCCATAAGGAAATTGTCGATGGCGCCGGGGAGGCCACCGTGCCAAGGTGGTCCTCCCCCGCCATGTTCCCGTCCTTCAAATCCGGCATCGCATGGGCCTTGGCCATCATGCCGCTGCATGCAGAAGTGCTGGAGACGAACTTCGAGTCCGGCTTCGGCCCGTGGACACCGCTGTTCTCCGGAACCTGGGAGATCCAGAACCAAAGCGGCAATCACGTCGCCGCGCTCACCGTGGCCGGAGTCAATCGCCCGCCGGTGCGCAGGCCCCAGGCCTACCTTTTCCTGAATGGCTACTCGTGGACCGACTGCACCTTCACCGTGCATGCCAAGACCCTCGAACCCGCCGCCACCACCACTCGCGATGTCGTCCTCATCTTCGGCTACGCGGACGATACCCACTACTACTACGCCCACACCTCCAGCAAAGCGGACGCCATTCACACCGTGATCATGAAAGTGGCCGGCACCCAGCGCGCCACCATTCACCTCGAAGCGAATCCCACCCCCGCCCTCAATGGCAACTGGCAGACCATCCGCGTCGAACACGCCGCCACCGGCACCATCCGCGTCTTCGTCGATAACATGGTCACCCCACGCCTCACCGCCAATGACACCACCTACCCCGCCGGAGCCCTCGCCTTCGGCTCCTTCGACGACCGCGCCCTCTTCGACGACGTCTCGATCTCCGGAACCGACATCCCCGTAACGGCTCCAAAAGTCTCTCTGGAAAAACACGGCAACAACGAACTCACCCTGAGCTACCCCACGCAAAAGGGCCTCTCCTATCAGCTCCTCTCCGGCAGCAACCTCTCCTCCCTCACTCCTCTAACAACAGCCACCGCAGGCTCGGGCAGCATGGAAACCCGCCCCGTCATCCTAGCCGAAGCTCCCTACCGTTTCTTCCAAGTGCTCACCACCCACCCCCTGCTGGCGCAGCCTTAAGGGGTGTCGACGTTCCGTCGACGCGTCTCCTATCACGCTCACACCGCCCACCGGTAAAGCGCCCCCGCCAAAGTCGCCGTCATCAGCGTCGCCATCGTCCCCGCCAGCACCGCCTTGAAACCCAGCGCCGCAATCGTCGGCCGCTGCCCCGGCGCAATACCACCGGTCCCCCCAAGCTGGATCCCGATCGAAGCAAAGTTCGCAAACCCGCACAGCGCGAAGGTCGCGATGAAAATCGTCCTCGGACTCAGCACCCCCGTACTCTTGAGTTCCCCGAGCTGAAGGTACGCCATGAACTCGGTGAAGACCAGCTTGGTGCCAATCAATGCCCCCACTTTCGGAGCATCCGCCCAGTCAATGCCGATGATCCATGCGACCGGCGCGAACACAAAACCCAGCAACACATCCAGCGACAACTGGGGATAGTCGAAGATCCCGCCCACCCACTTCAGGCAGCCATTCAGCAGGCCGGCGAACGCCACGAACGCGATCAGCATCGCCCCCACATTCGCCGCCAGCTTCAGCCCCTCCGAAGTGCCGGTCGCAAGCGCATCAAGCGCATTGGCACCCAGCGTGTCCTTCGGCACATGCAGCGAGTCATCGATCGGCTCCGTTTGCGGGATCAGCAGCTTCGCCACCACCAGCGAGGCTGGCGCGCCCATGAAGGACGCACACATCAGGAACTTGGCGAAGGCAACCTGCTGGGCTCTGTCCTGCCCGCCCAAAAACCCGATGTAGGCCACCAGCACCCCACCGGCGATCGTCGCCATCCCGCCCGTCATCAGCGCGAAGATCTCGCTGCGATTCATCCGGTCGATGTAGGGCTTGATCATCAGCGGCGACTCCGTCTGCCCCAGGAAAATCTCCGCCGCCGCGGCCAGTGATTCAGCCCCGGACAGCTTCATGAATTTCTTGCTCACCCAGGCAAAGGCCCACACCACCTTTTGCAGGAAGCCCACATAGTACAGCAGCGAGCACAGCGCGGAAAAGAACACGATCGTGGGTAACACCTGGAACGCGAAGACGAACCCTCCCTTGCCCCCGATCACCCGGTCCATCGTGCTGCGCTCCGCCAGCTCGCCGAAGACGAACTTGGACCCCTCGATCGAGAAATCGGTGATCCAGACGAAGAACTCCGCCACCGCGTTGAAAACATCGCTGCCCCCGGGCACCACTAGGAAGCACAGCGCCAGGATCATCTGCAATCCCAGCCCGCCACCCACCAGCTTCCAGTCGATCGCCTTCCGGTTCTCCGAGCAAAGCACGCCGATTCCGATAAGGCTGGCAATGCCGAGCACGGCGCGGAGGAGGTCTGTTAGCATCGTGGTCCTTCTATCAGCAAGAGACGGGCCGGAAAGCCGGAAGAAAACATTGCATCCGGCGGGCCGCCGCCTACCCCTTGCGCCCCATTCTGCATGAAACGCGTGGTCATCCATACCGACGGCGCCTGCAAGGGCAATCCCGGCCCTGGAGGTTACGGAATCGTCATGGTCTGCGGCCGCCACCGGCTGGAGCTCTCGAAGGGCTACACCCGCACCACCAACAACCGCATGGAACTCCTCGCCACCATCGTGGCGCTGGAAGCTCTCAAGGAGCCGTGCGAAATCGAGCTCCTGTCCGACTCCCGCTACGTCATCGACGCGATGACCAAGAACTGGATCAAGGGCTGGAAGGCCAAGGGGTGGAAAACCGCCTCTAATGGCCCGGTGAAAAACAAGGACCTCTGGCTCCGCCTTTCCGCCGCCGCCGAGGTCCACAAGGTCACCTGGAAGTGGCTCCGCGGCCACGCCGGCCACAAGGAAAACGAACGCTGCGACGTCCTCGCCGTCACCGCCGCCACCGGCCGCGGCCTGCTGGAAGACGCCGGCTTCGAGGGCTGACCCTCAGCCATCCGCCAACTCATGCGAGAGCCCGCGGGCGAGCACCGCGATCTTTTGCAGCTCGTGCTGGCACTGGTCATAGCGCGCCCGCAAGGGCCCCGGCGGACAACTCTCGCGCGCGATCTCCCAACGCATCGATTCAGCGACGAGTTCCTGCGCCAACACATCGTGCAGATAAGACGAAAAGTCATCGCGCGCCGCAGGCAGCCCACCCGCCCACGTATTGTGCACCAGCGACGCGAACGAACCCGCATTCGCCGATACCGGCAGCAAATCCGGCCGCCGCGCCGTGATCAGCTCCAGACTGGAGGAACCCGTCACCCGCAGCACCACCGGCCGCGACAGCAAGGCCACCAAACCCAGCTCCAGCCAATGCAGCGGATCCACTTCCCCGTGCCAGGAAACCCGGCAGCGCACCCGATCCGCAGACGGCTCCGTTTCCACCACCTCGCCCGCCCCGATGTGCCGCAGCTCGGTCTCAAGCCACTCCGGAAACTTCGTCAAATCATCCGGCGCACGCCGCTCCACCGGCAGCCGCGACTCGATCCACCCGGCAGCCAGCGGCCATTCCGAAAAAACCACTTCCAGACCGCCGAACCGCTCCACCCGCTCCTGCCACCGGCCGATGATTTCCTCCGCCCGGCCCGGGCTCACTCCGCGGTCGACGCGGCTGCCGGCCAGCAGCCACTCCCACAGCGTGCGGCTCGGCAGCGGCAGCCGGAACTCGATCACCGTGCCCTCGATCGGATGCACCAGCACCTCTCCCCCGCAGCGCGCCATCCGCCGCCGCATCGTGTCCATGCCGATCCCTCCGGCCTTCGTGGGTGAAATTCCGCGCCCATTGTCGGCCACCGTCACCGCACAGCCCTTTTGCCACGGAACCATCAGCACCTCGATGCGGCCGGCCACCGCATGCTTCATCGCATTTCCGATCGCCTCACGCACCGCCAGATAGAGCTGGCGCGATGCCTCACGGCCGATGTCCGGCACCTTGCCAATCCGCTTCAGTGACACCTCGCCGCCGCCGCGCGTGAAGCCCTGCAGCTTCACCTCCCAGCCGTGCCACGCTTGATCGAGCGATTCCACCGCTCCCGCGTGATCGGTCGCCGCGAAGCTCTCGCTCACCGAGGCGAAGACGTTTTCCAAAGACTGCCGCGAGCCCTCGGGAATCTCCGCCCGCGGATGATTCACGCGTTCCACCAGAGCCTCCAGCGGCGAGATGACTTCACGCCGGATCCGCTCGCTGACACGAGAGCCATCCCATGCTCCATCCCGCCGGCGGAATGGCATCCAGTGGTCGAAGGGATCGCTCATGCTTGGACTACCAGAACCATCGTAAGCCGGCCGCGAAGCCGTGGGCATGATACGTCAGCTTGCCATCGGCACTGGCCCCCGAGGGCAAGGCCGGCGCGCTGCCAGTGATCTGGCGCGGTTCGCCGTAGCCATACTGATAGGTGAACTCCGCCGCCCAGCACTCCGTGCGGTAGCCGGTGCCCAGGCTGAAGACATGGAGATCCACATCCGGCAGGCGCGGGTTGAAAGTCGAATCAGGCGTCGTCTTCTCGGAGAACCAATAGCCGCCGCCCACCCACCAGCCCGAGTCCCACTTGCGGGTTACACCGGCCATGATGATGTAGCTGTCCTCCCAATTCATCGGCTCCACGATGTTGCCGCCCGGTTGCTCCAGCACGAAGTTGTCGAAGGACGACCAGTCATTGAACGTCACGTCCACCTCGAAGAGCCACTTCTCATTCGGCGTCCACGAGTAGCCGGCCGTCGCCTCCAGCGGGAACTCCAGTTCGGACTGCACCGGTCCCACCGTCGCGCTCGGTGAGGGCACCCGCAGCACCACGGTCTCCTTGCCCTTGTAGGTGATGGGCGACCAGTAGCGCACCGTGCCGCCAATGTGATGACCTTCGAAGGGTTCCCACTCGAAACCACCGCCGACGCCCCATCCATTGCCATCGCCCTCCACCGAAAACGTATCGCCGGGAACGAAGATCCCGCGGTTGATATCAGCCGTGCTTTTCACCGCGCTGCCGGAAATGCCCAGACGGAAATTCGGCGTCACCTCGAATCCCAGCGCCGCCGTGCCTGCCATGAATAGCAACTCTGTGTCCGTCGCATAGCCGCGCAGCGGCGAGTTGTCCGGCCATTCGTTCTTCTGGCCGAAGGGAGAATAAAGTCCCAGTCCCAGCGACACCCGGTCATTCAGCGGAGTCGAGGCAAAGGCACTGGCCGCGACCGCCGGACCGTCCTTCAGATCGGTATGACCACCCGCGCCGGTATGGGAGACCTTGTAGTCGAGCACATATCCGTTCAGCAGCAGGTCGGAGCCCTCGCCCGTTCCAAGCATCGCCGGGTTGTAGTAAACGGCGGACGCATTCCCATTCGACGCCACCCCTGCATTTCCACGTGCAAGAACCTCGGGATCATGATAGGTGAACTCGATGCCAAGCCCGTAACCGCGGCTGGCTAACACCGCCGAACATGCCAGCCCGACGCGAATCACTTGGGAGGAGGTAAAACTCATCTCACAAGTGTTCCTAACACGGGTTTTTACGCAAGGGCCAGTCGCGCCTTATGGGAGATTCTCCCATGCCATGTCGGGCATCATCCCGATAGCGCTACGTAATTTTACTTCGGATGCTGCCCACGACTCGGGTTCGCCCTCCCAGACCTGATCCGCGCATGAACCGCCCCATCCAGAAAAGTCCCGCTCTTCTCCCCTCCCAGGGACTCTCTTCCTTGGCTGGATCGGCTCATGCGCTCCCTTTCACGCCCCCCCTCGGATGAAACGATTCGATTCAACCGGAGCACCTGGCCCCGGTCCGGCATCCCCCAGCCGGACCGGAGCCAAGCCGGGCGACCAGCGATCCCTCCCCATCCCCCTGTCCCCCCCGCTGTTCCGTTGGCTCTCGCGACCGCTTTGCTCCGCATGGGGCTACCTCCCCGGCCTGCTGGGGCTCACCCAAGGAGCCCCCGGCATGGCCGAAAAGCCTCGCCCGCCTGAAGATTTCCGGCCCTGACGTTTCGGTGGGGTTCCGTGGCCGAGTCACTGCTCATGACCGGCGACCACGGGATTGCCACCCGCCGGGGGTGCGCTAAGCCGGTCCTCCCGGCCTGCGCACTCCCGGTGAGCTGGGCCAGCCTCACGGTGCTGAAACGCTCAACCGCAGGAAGAGCGCCTCCTTGCCCGCCATCGGCACGCTGAACGTATGCTGCGGAGCCACGCCCGTATCAGTCACGGGGATCCACGTGGTCAG is a window of Luteolibacter sp. Y139 DNA encoding:
- a CDS encoding OmpP1/FadL family transporter yields the protein MSFTSSQVIRVGLACSAVLASRGYGLGIEFTYHDPEVLARGNAGVASNGNASAVYYNPAMLGTGEGSDLLLNGYVLDYKVSHTGAGGHTDLKDGPAVAASAFASTPLNDRVSLGLGLYSPFGQKNEWPDNSPLRGYATDTELLFMAGTAALGFEVTPNFRLGISGSAVKSTADINRGIFVPGDTFSVEGDGNGWGVGGGFEWEPFEGHHIGGTVRYWSPITYKGKETVVLRVPSPSATVGPVQSELEFPLEATAGYSWTPNEKWLFEVDVTFNDWSSFDNFVLEQPGGNIVEPMNWEDSYIIMAGVTRKWDSGWWVGGGYWFSEKTTPDSTFNPRLPDVDLHVFSLGTGYRTECWAAEFTYQYGYGEPRQITGSAPALPSGASADGKLTYHAHGFAAGLRWFW
- the rnhA gene encoding ribonuclease HI; this translates as MKRVVIHTDGACKGNPGPGGYGIVMVCGRHRLELSKGYTRTTNNRMELLATIVALEALKEPCEIELLSDSRYVIDAMTKNWIKGWKAKGWKTASNGPVKNKDLWLRLSAAAEVHKVTWKWLRGHAGHKENERCDVLAVTAATGRGLLEDAGFEG
- a CDS encoding sensor histidine kinase; this encodes MSDPFDHWMPFRRRDGAWDGSRVSERIRREVISPLEALVERVNHPRAEIPEGSRQSLENVFASVSESFAATDHAGAVESLDQAWHGWEVKLQGFTRGGGEVSLKRIGKVPDIGREASRQLYLAVREAIGNAMKHAVAGRIEVLMVPWQKGCAVTVADNGRGISPTKAGGIGMDTMRRRMARCGGEVLVHPIEGTVIEFRLPLPSRTLWEWLLAGSRVDRGVSPGRAEEIIGRWQERVERFGGLEVVFSEWPLAAGWIESRLPVERRAPDDLTKFPEWLETELRHIGAGEVVETEPSADRVRCRVSWHGEVDPLHWLELGLVALLSRPVVLRVTGSSSLELITARRPDLLPVSANAGSFASLVHNTWAGGLPAARDDFSSYLHDVLAQELVAESMRWEIARESCPPGPLRARYDQCQHELQKIAVLARGLSHELADG
- a CDS encoding NupC/NupG family nucleoside CNT transporter, giving the protein MLTDLLRAVLGIASLIGIGVLCSENRKAIDWKLVGGGLGLQMILALCFLVVPGGSDVFNAVAEFFVWITDFSIEGSKFVFGELAERSTMDRVIGGKGGFVFAFQVLPTIVFFSALCSLLYYVGFLQKVVWAFAWVSKKFMKLSGAESLAAAAEIFLGQTESPLMIKPYIDRMNRSEIFALMTGGMATIAGGVLVAYIGFLGGQDRAQQVAFAKFLMCASFMGAPASLVVAKLLIPQTEPIDDSLHVPKDTLGANALDALATGTSEGLKLAANVGAMLIAFVAFAGLLNGCLKWVGGIFDYPQLSLDVLLGFVFAPVAWIIGIDWADAPKVGALIGTKLVFTEFMAYLQLGELKSTGVLSPRTIFIATFALCGFANFASIGIQLGGTGGIAPGQRPTIAALGFKAVLAGTMATLMTATLAGALYRWAV